Proteins found in one Paenibacillus wynnii genomic segment:
- a CDS encoding sulfurtransferase, with amino-acid sequence MEPIVSTRWLLARMYEPELVIVDCRFVLSDPEAGRIAYTADHIPGAIYLHLEEQLSAPVGSHGGRHPLPDVTELAQVFSKVGMNKDSIVVAYDDQGGAYASRLWWLLRYLGHERVYVMDEGYSAWKNAKFPVSDHQAVRIPSQFVADVQQDMVVGVEDVQEVVRNGGPLIIDSREHRRYLGLEEPIDAKAGHIPGAINKFWKDVLDEQGRWKKADALKEQFADIEQEQEVIVYCGSGVTACPNVLALTQAGYKNVKLYAGSWSDWISYEGNAVTTGSDQG; translated from the coding sequence ATGGAACCCATTGTCTCCACCCGTTGGCTGTTGGCACGAATGTATGAGCCAGAACTTGTGATTGTCGACTGTCGCTTTGTGCTCTCTGATCCAGAAGCTGGACGAATCGCATATACAGCGGACCATATTCCCGGCGCTATCTATTTGCATCTGGAAGAGCAGCTTTCCGCACCCGTAGGGAGTCATGGTGGACGTCATCCGCTGCCTGATGTTACGGAGCTTGCACAGGTATTTAGCAAAGTGGGCATGAACAAGGACAGCATCGTTGTAGCCTATGACGATCAAGGCGGCGCCTATGCTTCCCGGTTGTGGTGGCTACTGCGCTATCTCGGGCATGAACGCGTTTATGTAATGGACGAGGGGTACTCTGCTTGGAAAAATGCCAAGTTCCCAGTGAGTGATCATCAGGCAGTACGGATTCCAAGTCAATTTGTCGCTGATGTACAGCAGGACATGGTTGTTGGTGTGGAGGATGTTCAAGAGGTGGTTCGTAATGGAGGGCCGTTGATTATAGACTCCCGTGAACACCGTCGGTATCTTGGACTGGAAGAACCTATTGACGCCAAGGCGGGGCACATTCCCGGGGCGATCAACAAGTTCTGGAAGGACGTACTGGATGAGCAAGGGCGATGGAAGAAAGCCGATGCGCTAAAGGAGCAATTTGCGGATATTGAGCAAGAGCAGGAAGTGATTGTGTACTGCGGATCAGGCGTAACAGCCTGCCCGAATGTATTGGCGCTTACTCAAGCAGGATACAAGAATGTGAAGTTGTATGCGGGGAGCTGGAGTGATTGGATTTCGTATGAGGGGAATGCGGTAACTACTGGGTCAGATCAGGGTTAA
- a CDS encoding ABC transporter ATP-binding protein, translating to MNQQRMEHGKDPIVLQMNGVSKIIKGNSIVEKLSFDIRKGEIVGLLGPNGAGKTTTIRMMTGLIRMTEGDIIVQGHSIRSDFRAAIAHIGAIIENPEFYPYMTGLDNLLQYQRMSEDVDQARIDEVVSLVGLQEAMGKKVKAYSLGMRQRLGIAQALLHRPKLLILDEPTNGLDPAGIREMRDYMRTIAEVEGISILISSHMLAEIEQICHRAVVIQNGKLVTVTQLGAEMDQSKEVTLTMRVDHTETAETILKGMAEITTLNIDINRKELTVSLNDDDVPNLVSALSAGGIGIYRITENKQSLEEDFLKWTGGNRIA from the coding sequence ATGAATCAACAAAGGATGGAACACGGAAAAGATCCCATAGTGCTGCAAATGAACGGTGTAAGCAAGATTATCAAAGGAAATTCTATAGTCGAAAAGCTTTCTTTTGATATCCGAAAAGGAGAGATAGTAGGGCTTCTGGGTCCGAACGGTGCAGGCAAGACGACAACGATAAGGATGATGACAGGGCTGATCCGAATGACAGAAGGGGATATAATCGTTCAGGGTCACAGTATCCGAAGCGACTTCCGAGCGGCTATTGCTCATATCGGAGCCATTATCGAGAACCCGGAGTTCTATCCTTATATGACTGGGCTGGATAATCTGCTGCAATATCAACGAATGTCTGAAGATGTGGATCAGGCACGAATTGATGAGGTTGTAAGCTTGGTTGGCTTGCAGGAAGCCATGGGCAAAAAGGTTAAGGCTTATTCACTTGGTATGCGTCAACGGCTGGGCATTGCTCAAGCGTTACTGCATCGGCCGAAGCTGCTAATTCTCGATGAACCTACGAACGGTTTGGATCCGGCGGGGATTCGGGAAATGCGGGATTACATGCGTACAATCGCAGAGGTTGAAGGGATTTCCATATTGATTTCGAGTCATATGCTAGCCGAGATTGAACAGATCTGTCACCGCGCAGTTGTCATTCAGAACGGGAAACTGGTGACTGTGACTCAGCTTGGGGCAGAGATGGATCAAAGCAAAGAGGTAACCTTAACCATGCGGGTAGACCATACGGAAACCGCCGAAACCATTCTTAAAGGGATGGCAGAAATCACAACCCTCAACATAGATATCAATCGCAAAGAATTGACCGTATCCCTAAATGATGATGACGTACCAAATCTGGTATCTGCACTTTCAGCAGGTGGTATTGGTATCTACCGGATTACAGAGAACAAACAAAGCTTGGAAGAAGATTTCCTGAAATGGACAGGGGGCAACCGCATTGCGTAA
- a CDS encoding ABC transporter permease: MRNFNRLVLNEWFKISKKRTFLVAYLLVILLPLLIGYIIHSVSGDMFKSTLDFTKEMLLPNGLGQALTIIAIIGTAGVVAKEHSQGTIKFLLIRARSRTAILASKYVAVLLYALSLTLVVIAATYASGALWFGVSGGEAGINDILQSVMYSFVYATMYLTLAFMIGILTTSTGVTIGITMFAITIDNIVIHKDFYKYFLFPNMSLVAYENGGAPMPGMTLTFSIVMLSLYLLLFLLVGFTVFRRRDVA, encoded by the coding sequence TTGCGTAACTTTAACCGATTAGTGCTGAACGAATGGTTCAAAATATCAAAGAAACGAACTTTCCTCGTGGCCTATCTGCTCGTAATTCTGCTGCCACTGTTAATTGGCTATATCATACATTCGGTGAGCGGAGATATGTTCAAATCAACACTCGATTTCACTAAGGAAATGCTGCTGCCAAACGGCCTAGGTCAGGCCCTTACAATTATTGCGATTATTGGTACTGCCGGTGTGGTGGCTAAAGAACACAGTCAAGGAACGATCAAGTTCTTACTGATTCGTGCCCGCAGCCGCACGGCAATTCTGGCCTCGAAATATGTAGCGGTTCTACTGTATGCCTTAAGTTTGACGTTAGTTGTTATTGCCGCGACCTACGCTTCGGGTGCTCTCTGGTTCGGTGTTAGCGGGGGAGAAGCCGGTATAAATGATATTCTCCAGTCCGTCATGTATAGCTTCGTATATGCAACTATGTATTTGACGCTTGCATTTATGATCGGCATATTGACAACCTCGACAGGGGTAACGATTGGAATCACGATGTTCGCCATCACCATAGATAATATTGTAATCCATAAAGATTTCTATAAATATTTCTTATTTCCGAATATGAGCCTCGTGGCCTATGAGAATGGCGGAGCGCCAATGCCGGGGATGACACTCACCTTTTCTATAGTGATGCTTTCCTTATATTTGCTCCTATTCCTTCTTGTCGGGTTTACGGTGTTCAGACGAAGGGACGTTGCCTGA
- a CDS encoding GntR family transcriptional regulator: MTIEFDNNLPIYIQIMNYIKGEIVTGKLKPGDKVLSVRELASELQINPNTVQRTFQELEREEIVETRRGMGRYVTSEEAKIMKIKKEMASDVLDRFIRGMKELGFEGEEIVTVVAESIRRTDKE, translated from the coding sequence ATGACGATCGAATTCGATAACAACCTGCCCATTTACATCCAGATTATGAATTATATCAAAGGGGAGATCGTTACGGGGAAGCTAAAGCCGGGAGACAAGGTTCTTTCGGTACGTGAGCTGGCTAGTGAACTGCAGATCAATCCAAATACGGTACAACGAACCTTTCAGGAGCTGGAGCGTGAAGAAATTGTGGAGACGCGGCGAGGTATGGGAAGATACGTTACAAGTGAGGAAGCTAAAATTATGAAGATAAAAAAAGAAATGGCGAGTGATGTGTTGGATCGTTTTATCCGCGGAATGAAGGAGCTTGGTTTCGAGGGTGAAGAGATTGTAACGGTTGTAGCAGAAAGTATTCGGAGGACGGATAAGGAATAG
- a CDS encoding ABC transporter ATP-binding protein, translated as MLNILQVNEVTKKYNSKQALRGVSFELGAGKITGLLGSNGSGKSTLMKIIAGLIQPTSGSVSVLGNPVGLESRAVVSFMPDRPLTESWMKVSDAIQFYRDFYADFDNDKARRMLDFMKLKESEAVRTLSKGMNERLQLTLALSRRASLYLLDEPIGGVDPVARTRILDALVEFYEEDSTILISTHLVTDIERIFDDVIFLKEGEIVMHREVEDIRLQEGKSIIELFREVYAEC; from the coding sequence GTGCTTAATATACTTCAAGTAAATGAGGTTACCAAAAAATATAATTCCAAGCAAGCGCTGCGCGGCGTGTCCTTCGAACTGGGGGCTGGCAAAATCACTGGACTTCTCGGTAGCAACGGCAGTGGTAAAAGCACGTTAATGAAAATAATAGCCGGGTTGATTCAGCCCACTTCCGGATCAGTTTCTGTTCTAGGTAATCCTGTTGGCTTAGAGAGTAGAGCTGTAGTCTCGTTCATGCCTGACCGTCCACTTACAGAATCATGGATGAAGGTATCTGATGCGATACAGTTTTACCGTGACTTTTATGCCGATTTCGATAATGATAAGGCACGGCGTATGTTGGATTTCATGAAGCTTAAGGAAAGTGAAGCTGTCAGAACCTTATCCAAAGGGATGAATGAGCGCCTGCAGTTGACGCTGGCTTTATCGCGTAGGGCTAGTCTATATCTGCTGGATGAGCCCATTGGCGGGGTGGATCCGGTGGCTCGGACAAGGATTCTTGATGCGCTCGTAGAGTTTTATGAGGAGGACAGCACCATCCTGATATCAACCCATCTGGTTACGGATATAGAGCGGATTTTTGATGATGTCATCTTTTTAAAAGAAGGCGAAATCGTTATGCATCGTGAAGTGGAAGATATTCGCCTTCAAGAAGGAAAAAGTATTATTGAATTGTTCAGAGAGGTGTATGCAGAATGTTAA
- a CDS encoding PilZ domain-containing protein has translation MEGVSRKEPFRYVMNQPIDCWLEVPASNTGPGAGKLTEGVMLDLSRSGCKIRSSLNLRFTSGDTKLIIHFQLNEIKLQLEGSVRWGWMFGLGQFQYGVRLDLNDAEEELLLHEIEIWTLAQH, from the coding sequence ATGGAGGGTGTCAGCAGAAAAGAACCATTCCGGTATGTGATGAACCAGCCGATTGATTGTTGGCTTGAAGTTCCGGCCAGTAATACAGGACCAGGTGCAGGTAAGCTGACTGAAGGTGTGATGCTTGATTTAAGCCGCTCGGGCTGTAAGATACGCTCTTCTCTGAACCTCCGCTTCACATCAGGAGATACTAAGCTGATTATTCATTTTCAACTAAATGAGATAAAGCTTCAGTTGGAGGGTAGTGTCCGATGGGGATGGATGTTCGGTCTCGGCCAATTCCAATATGGTGTACGGCTAGATTTAAATGATGCTGAAGAAGAATTGCTTCTGCATGAGATTGAGATCTGGACGCTTGCACAGCATTAA
- a CDS encoding pentapeptide repeat-containing protein produces the protein MYQYTNQTFHTHNFDQANLQDGELNNCTFEKCTFRGTSMEEMTSTGCQFIDCDFTGALLNASLHKGSAFTNCKFMGTNLFVSKFEQCKMMGSDFSNAYMDGITLLGGDWSYTNLRHTNLSRQDLRGIKLTEADLFGCNLEKSDIRGADLSHVQMGQCKLKGADLRDAKLDGIDLKSLDLQGVKLDVAQAVLLARSFGAKVG, from the coding sequence ATGTACCAATATACCAATCAAACATTCCACACACATAACTTTGATCAGGCCAATCTTCAGGATGGCGAACTGAATAACTGTACCTTTGAGAAATGCACCTTTCGAGGGACCTCTATGGAAGAGATGACGTCAACAGGCTGCCAGTTTATAGATTGTGATTTTACGGGAGCATTGTTGAATGCTTCTTTGCACAAGGGATCGGCCTTTACGAATTGCAAATTCATGGGAACCAATCTGTTCGTTTCCAAGTTTGAACAATGCAAAATGATGGGTTCTGATTTCTCAAATGCTTATATGGACGGCATTACTTTACTTGGAGGAGACTGGTCATACACGAACCTAAGACATACAAATCTTAGCCGTCAGGATCTGAGAGGGATTAAATTAACCGAAGCTGATTTATTTGGCTGCAATTTGGAGAAAAGCGATATTCGGGGGGCCGATTTAAGCCACGTACAAATGGGGCAATGCAAGCTGAAGGGTGCCGATTTGCGGGATGCGAAGCTGGATGGAATCGATTTGAAAAGTCTGGATTTGCAGGGTGTTAAGCTGGATGTAGCACAGGCAGTCCTGCTGGCTCGTTCTTTTGGCGCAAAGGTAGGTTAA
- a CDS encoding sensor domain-containing diguanylate cyclase gives MPMNLNLRTVFSGAFAVTVILLTLLLSYIIGKESTKSVEVSIGSSLAEVAYQMSENLDQFMWSRTGEVEVLSKLNAFQEPVHKEEIDGLLQQLRKSMPVFSWVGYLDTKGNVISSTDDMLLGENVSERPVFKEGVKGPFTGDVHEAVHLAKLLPNPSGEPLQFVDYSTPVYNKQGNKMGVLATHFSWEWSREVEKSIIAPLQERLKGVEVFIVSKKDNTILLGPKGEMGQKMNSYALNQARSGKNSWSIDSDINKNSYLTGYSYGDGYLNYPGLGWSVIIRQPASIALASVDQLEKFIILAGLAAAVLFGILGWFMADWIVRPLNHIAATADLLSSGVNVEIPTSNRFKDVAVLSTSLRNLVSNLAKTEPALSYMSDMARHDSLTGLPNRLALDDFLAHAVSRAKQNHTTLSFLYLDLDGFKQVNDTLGHSFGDKLLQEVSFRLLDCTRDNEIVTRIGGDEFVVILHTSAVKAMQEAEVVAKRIINKINEPFYIEDKRINVGCSVGAAVWSPESQDTSETLRLADEALYISKRSGKNRITFETAV, from the coding sequence ATGCCCATGAATTTGAACTTGCGCACCGTTTTTTCAGGCGCTTTTGCAGTTACCGTTATTTTACTGACGTTACTTCTAAGTTATATCATTGGAAAAGAATCCACGAAGTCCGTTGAAGTTAGTATCGGCAGTTCTCTAGCTGAGGTTGCCTATCAAATGTCTGAGAATCTGGATCAATTCATGTGGTCACGGACCGGGGAAGTAGAGGTTCTTAGTAAACTGAATGCTTTTCAAGAGCCTGTTCATAAAGAAGAGATAGACGGGCTGTTGCAACAATTGAGAAAGAGTATGCCAGTTTTCTCTTGGGTAGGTTATTTGGATACGAAGGGTAATGTGATTTCTTCAACCGATGATATGTTGTTAGGTGAAAATGTATCAGAGAGACCTGTTTTTAAGGAAGGAGTCAAGGGACCTTTCACTGGGGATGTTCACGAAGCTGTACATCTGGCTAAGCTGTTACCAAACCCATCAGGAGAACCTCTGCAATTCGTCGATTACAGTACGCCTGTATACAATAAGCAAGGGAACAAAATGGGTGTCTTGGCCACACATTTCAGCTGGGAATGGTCACGTGAGGTGGAGAAGTCCATTATTGCGCCGCTGCAGGAACGTCTCAAAGGTGTGGAAGTATTCATAGTGAGTAAGAAGGATAACACCATTCTATTAGGTCCTAAGGGTGAAATGGGACAAAAAATGAACAGTTATGCGCTTAATCAGGCCCGTTCAGGAAAGAATTCTTGGAGCATTGATTCGGATATTAACAAAAATTCTTATCTAACAGGTTACTCTTATGGTGACGGGTATTTAAATTATCCTGGACTGGGTTGGTCCGTTATTATTCGCCAGCCTGCTTCCATAGCTTTAGCTTCTGTAGACCAACTTGAAAAATTTATTATCTTGGCAGGGCTGGCAGCAGCAGTCTTATTTGGTATCCTTGGCTGGTTTATGGCGGATTGGATTGTTCGCCCGCTTAATCATATTGCAGCTACAGCAGATTTGTTGAGTTCAGGGGTTAATGTAGAGATTCCAACCTCGAATAGGTTCAAGGACGTTGCGGTATTATCGACTTCGTTGCGTAATTTAGTCAGTAATTTGGCCAAAACAGAGCCGGCTCTTAGTTATATGTCAGATATGGCCCGTCATGATTCGCTTACAGGTCTACCCAACCGATTGGCACTGGATGACTTTCTCGCGCATGCGGTAAGCCGAGCCAAACAGAATCACACCACACTTAGTTTTCTCTATCTGGATTTGGATGGTTTTAAGCAAGTGAATGATACCCTGGGGCATAGCTTTGGCGATAAACTGCTACAGGAAGTATCCTTCCGTTTATTGGATTGTACACGTGACAATGAAATTGTTACACGGATAGGCGGAGATGAATTTGTTGTTATTTTGCATACCTCGGCAGTTAAAGCTATGCAAGAAGCAGAAGTGGTTGCCAAACGTATAATTAATAAGATTAATGAACCTTTCTATATTGAGGATAAGAGGATTAATGTCGGCTGTAGTGTAGGGGCGGCAGTATGGAGTCCGGAGAGTCAAGATACGAGTGAAACGCTACGTCTGGCCGATGAAGCGCTATATATTTCAAAACGCAGCGGTAAAAATCGAATTACCTTCGAAACAGCTGTGTAA
- a CDS encoding CsbD family protein, with translation MNDHNGLSDKIKSGVSKAKGEIKDQIGNATGNSRLQAEGKKDKLKGELQEKIGELKSR, from the coding sequence ATGAACGATCACAACGGACTTAGCGACAAAATCAAAAGCGGCGTATCCAAGGCCAAGGGTGAAATCAAGGATCAGATCGGCAACGCCACAGGCAACTCCCGTCTTCAAGCAGAAGGGAAAAAAGATAAATTAAAAGGCGAGCTCCAGGAAAAAATTGGCGAACTGAAAAGCCGATGA
- a CDS encoding copper amine oxidase N-terminal domain-containing protein, whose translation MKKVVSNLLVLILFVAFALPAAATGNAKPVLFVNGQRMMADSAPVVDKTGVYVPYKAVFGALGYTASYDTKVKMYILKSASVTIKFTVAGKSALVNGQKKVLTLSPKVIGSTVCVPTDSRASEKLGEEQAVKRRQGCERQ comes from the coding sequence ATGAAGAAAGTCGTATCTAACCTGCTTGTCCTGATTCTATTCGTCGCCTTCGCGCTTCCGGCGGCCGCTACTGGAAATGCAAAGCCCGTTTTGTTTGTCAACGGTCAGCGTATGATGGCTGACAGTGCCCCTGTCGTGGACAAGACCGGCGTTTACGTGCCTTACAAAGCGGTGTTCGGGGCACTGGGCTACACAGCCTCCTACGACACTAAGGTAAAGATGTATATTCTGAAGAGTGCAAGCGTCACAATCAAATTCACAGTCGCCGGTAAAAGCGCACTCGTCAACGGGCAGAAAAAAGTCTTGACCCTTTCTCCGAAAGTAATCGGCAGCACCGTATGCGTACCGACTGACAGTCGAGCAAGTGAAAAACTTGGAGAAGAACAAGCTGTCAAACGCAGGCAAGGATGCGAACGGCAATGA
- a CDS encoding anthranilate phosphoribosyltransferase gives MINLLKEVARGKRGARDLTYEESILAAESILGLSATPAQIGAFLIAERIKLESVEELEAFVTVCRKYAHREPIHEGLDCAGPYDGRTSSFIATFPVSFLLAAAGLPVTLHGTTSLPPKWGVTLLDIISAAGVDIRNLSRADAIIAAKRSGVLFADAEQWCPPLGDIRSIREEIGMRSIFNTAEKLIDYSCSPYIVFGIYHNTVFDRLSRLIIKLGYKSALVVQGAEGSEDLFIDRPTRVYSIQNGISELAIIDPESMGLDTPVPEMQWTSRQQLITAEAVLQGGGHMAFYNQTLLNGAVRLHLAGKVGSVEEGLYVCKDLLDNGEAWNVYHNWKNVLLHSSETVSN, from the coding sequence ATGATTAACCTTTTAAAAGAAGTGGCCCGAGGGAAAAGGGGCGCTCGAGATTTAACCTACGAGGAATCTATTCTGGCTGCCGAATCCATTCTGGGCTTATCCGCTACTCCCGCCCAAATCGGCGCCTTTCTGATTGCGGAACGTATCAAGCTAGAAAGTGTCGAGGAGCTTGAAGCCTTTGTCACCGTCTGCCGTAAATATGCACATCGGGAGCCTATACACGAGGGGCTGGATTGTGCAGGCCCTTATGATGGAAGAACCTCCTCCTTTATCGCCACGTTTCCCGTCTCCTTTCTGCTAGCAGCAGCAGGTTTACCGGTTACCTTACATGGAACAACATCATTACCACCCAAGTGGGGAGTTACTCTTCTGGATATTATCTCAGCGGCTGGGGTGGATATCCGAAATCTGTCACGGGCTGATGCTATTATTGCCGCCAAACGAAGTGGAGTGCTGTTCGCTGACGCTGAACAATGGTGTCCTCCGCTTGGAGATATTCGAAGTATCCGCGAAGAAATCGGCATGCGTTCTATTTTTAATACAGCGGAGAAGCTAATCGATTATAGTTGCTCCCCATATATCGTATTCGGCATTTATCACAACACCGTCTTTGACCGGTTATCACGGTTAATCATCAAGCTTGGATACAAGAGCGCTCTTGTAGTACAGGGGGCGGAAGGTTCTGAGGATCTTTTCATAGATCGTCCTACTCGTGTTTATTCTATACAAAACGGTATTTCTGAACTGGCCATCATCGATCCTGAATCCATGGGACTGGACACGCCTGTTCCCGAAATGCAATGGACATCCCGCCAGCAGCTTATTACAGCCGAGGCTGTTTTGCAGGGCGGTGGACATATGGCATTTTATAATCAGACGCTGCTGAACGGAGCTGTCAGGCTTCACCTTGCAGGTAAGGTGGGCTCGGTTGAAGAAGGGCTATACGTCTGCAAAGACCTGCTGGATAATGGCGAGGCTTGGAATGTATATCATAATTGGAAAAACGTATTACTTCACAGCAGCGAAACGGTCAGTAATTAA
- a CDS encoding ANTAR domain-containing response regulator, producing MHSLLVIYNSKTKTEPIADSLQCISPEFILRSSGYLVDVSYSEKEALTGIKEADASILHVPVSEIKEWGSLLMKQKTAPVIWWCTDETANLSLAACEDHIMVDGILGPSMQPQEIHWSLHFSAKQCFERQQWLKEREQLLSKIEERKWIDMAKGILSKVKNISESEAYDLLRKQAMNERKRMVDVATSIVKVYQLLQDQTQGGSKS from the coding sequence ATGCATTCCCTGTTGGTCATATATAACAGCAAGACTAAAACAGAACCCATAGCAGACTCCTTACAGTGCATTTCACCTGAGTTCATTCTCCGATCCAGCGGTTATTTAGTAGATGTATCTTACTCTGAAAAGGAAGCCTTGACGGGAATTAAAGAGGCAGATGCCTCCATCCTCCATGTGCCAGTCTCAGAGATTAAAGAATGGGGATCCCTTCTAATGAAGCAAAAGACCGCACCGGTGATTTGGTGGTGTACGGATGAAACTGCTAACTTGTCCCTGGCTGCCTGCGAAGATCATATAATGGTAGATGGAATTTTGGGACCCTCAATGCAGCCGCAAGAGATTCATTGGAGTCTTCATTTCAGTGCCAAACAATGCTTTGAAAGGCAGCAGTGGCTTAAGGAACGTGAACAGCTTCTGTCCAAGATCGAGGAACGCAAATGGATAGATATGGCGAAGGGAATCCTGTCCAAGGTGAAGAATATTTCTGAATCAGAAGCTTATGACTTACTCCGTAAGCAAGCCATGAACGAGCGCAAGCGAATGGTTGATGTGGCTACATCCATTGTTAAGGTGTATCAGCTACTGCAGGATCAAACACAAGGGGGATCCAAATCATGA